A region from the Variovorax sp. V93 genome encodes:
- a CDS encoding tautomerase family protein encodes MPHIVVHLSGEPDAQLTRKTVDAVAELTQSVLGKQLPVIAITVQYIAADTWFIGGQSLASLGKSAFHLDISVTDETNTKAEKARYLREVHAAMARLRPDLHEVSYIHVIDARGAAYGYGGKTQEYRHQQAGV; translated from the coding sequence ATGCCGCACATCGTTGTCCACCTCTCGGGCGAACCCGACGCCCAGCTCACGCGCAAGACCGTTGACGCGGTCGCCGAACTGACCCAGAGCGTGCTCGGCAAGCAATTGCCGGTGATCGCCATCACGGTGCAGTACATCGCCGCCGACACATGGTTCATCGGCGGGCAGTCGCTGGCCTCGCTCGGCAAGTCGGCCTTTCACCTCGACATCAGCGTCACCGACGAAACCAACACCAAGGCCGAGAAGGCACGCTACCTGCGCGAGGTGCATGCGGCCATGGCGCGGCTGCGGCCCGATCTGCACGAGGTGTCGTACATCCATGTGATCGACGCCCGCGGCGCGGCCTACGGCTACGGCGGAAAGACGCAGGAGTACCGCCACCAGCAAGCGGGCGTTTGA
- a CDS encoding tetratricopeptide repeat protein gives MPSATLHADSFGNPLTLDDAASLPLVEDFVMGFVSTEARAVNLLALADRDASPMVQAYCATLHLFAESRDAAANARPFLARARAASGRATPRERRYIAAIEAWAEGDIAKAIALHAEQAREYPRDLVSVKLGQYHCFNTGDCPGMLRLALAALPAAPEVPYVHGMAAFGYEQCHLMREAEASARHAIGMCRKEPWAHHALAHVMLTEGRLREGLAFMQGVSDTWSGLNSFMVTHNWWHVALFLIELGRDDEALALYDREVWGVVKDYSQDQIGAVSLLARFELAGIEVGARWDDVAGHLLQRTTDHVLPFLDLQYLYGLARAGRPEADALLRNIEAHAPRAPLSTRAAWQSVCVPAARGLVAHARGDFASTIEGLGSALPRLVEIGGSHAQRDLFEQVYLDALIRIGSQAALAGAQGILQQQLNGQPESLRLRRQAGEVYARLGLGQLAPRP, from the coding sequence ATGCCCTCCGCCACCCTGCACGCCGACAGCTTCGGCAACCCGCTCACGCTCGACGATGCGGCCAGCCTGCCGCTGGTCGAGGACTTCGTCATGGGCTTCGTGTCGACCGAGGCGCGCGCGGTCAACCTGCTGGCCCTCGCCGACCGCGACGCGAGCCCCATGGTGCAGGCCTACTGCGCAACGCTGCACCTCTTTGCGGAATCGCGCGACGCCGCAGCCAATGCACGCCCCTTCCTCGCAAGGGCCCGCGCCGCGTCCGGGCGCGCCACGCCGCGCGAGCGGCGCTACATCGCAGCCATCGAGGCCTGGGCCGAGGGCGACATCGCCAAGGCCATCGCCCTGCACGCCGAGCAGGCACGGGAATACCCACGCGACCTGGTGTCGGTGAAGCTGGGGCAATACCACTGCTTCAACACCGGCGACTGTCCGGGCATGCTCCGGCTCGCGCTCGCCGCGCTGCCGGCCGCGCCCGAGGTGCCCTATGTGCACGGCATGGCCGCCTTCGGCTACGAGCAATGCCACCTGATGCGCGAGGCCGAGGCCAGCGCGCGCCACGCCATCGGCATGTGCCGCAAGGAGCCTTGGGCGCACCATGCGCTGGCGCATGTGATGCTCACCGAAGGCCGGCTCCGCGAAGGGCTGGCCTTCATGCAGGGCGTGAGCGACACCTGGAGCGGTCTCAATTCGTTCATGGTCACGCACAACTGGTGGCACGTGGCGCTGTTCCTGATCGAGCTCGGCCGCGACGACGAAGCGCTCGCGCTCTACGACCGCGAGGTGTGGGGCGTGGTGAAGGACTATTCGCAGGACCAGATCGGCGCCGTCTCGCTGCTGGCGCGCTTCGAACTCGCGGGCATCGAGGTGGGCGCGCGGTGGGACGACGTGGCGGGCCACCTGCTGCAGCGCACCACCGACCATGTGCTGCCTTTCCTCGACCTGCAGTACCTGTATGGCCTGGCGCGCGCCGGGCGCCCTGAAGCCGATGCGTTGCTGCGCAACATCGAGGCCCATGCGCCGCGCGCGCCGCTCTCGACGCGCGCCGCCTGGCAGAGCGTGTGCGTGCCGGCCGCGCGCGGGCTCGTTGCCCATGCGCGCGGCGATTTCGCCTCCACCATCGAAGGACTCGGCAGCGCCCTGCCGCGCCTGGTCGAGATCGGCGGCAGCCATGCGCAGCGCGACCTGTTCGAGCAGGTGTACCTCGATGCGCTCATACGCATCGGCAGCCAGGCCGCGCTCGCGGGCGCCCAGGGCATCCTGCAGCAGCAGCTCAACGGCCAGCCCGAATCGCTGCGCCTGCGGCGCCAGGCCGGCGAGGTCTATGCGCGGCTCGGCCTCGGGCAGCTCGCTCCCCGTCCCTGA
- a CDS encoding amidohydrolase family protein encodes MQKSVVVLAISAALASLSSAAPGATDALVELDLLLRGGTVYTGDSDEPVVGDVGIAGDRIVFAGRKAPPQFSARRTIDAAGLVVAPGFIDAHTHADADLHSTDPHKRLNIPFLTQGVTTAVIGNDGFGGFDIAAQTQRLRSAPVGTNVAMYVGFGPVRIDQLGEANRTPTPEQLDAMRRHVSRAMCDGALGLSTGLFYPPQNFSKTEEVIELAKVAAHHGGLYDSHIRDESMYNIGLKGAIEEVIRIGREARLPVHVAHIKALGVDVQGQSGDIIRRIEKERAAGLDITADHYPWTASSTRFSAALVPPWAVDGGRAAMLKRFDDPAVQERLRTGMRENLRLRGGPETILFSAGSTRYMGKTLADVAKASNADPVDAAIAVLRDGDLMIASFNQSDDDVRAFMKRPWVMTSSDSSLGHPRAYGTFARKYDQYVVKEHTISMGQFIRSSSSLTADTLGLRQRGHLRPGYYADVVVFDPARYAARATYTQPALLSEGVVAVLVNGRLAVDAGKPTGVGAGQPLLRTPKAGSCT; translated from the coding sequence ATGCAGAAATCAGTCGTCGTGCTCGCCATCTCCGCGGCTTTGGCAAGCCTCTCATCCGCAGCCCCCGGCGCAACCGATGCCCTCGTCGAGCTCGACCTGCTGCTGCGCGGAGGCACCGTCTACACCGGCGATTCGGACGAGCCCGTGGTGGGCGACGTCGGCATCGCGGGCGACCGCATCGTCTTCGCTGGCCGGAAGGCGCCGCCACAGTTCAGCGCGCGGCGAACCATCGACGCGGCCGGCCTGGTCGTGGCGCCGGGCTTCATCGATGCGCACACCCACGCCGATGCCGACCTGCATTCCACCGATCCGCACAAGCGCCTGAACATTCCCTTTCTCACCCAGGGCGTGACCACCGCGGTCATCGGCAACGACGGCTTCGGCGGTTTCGACATCGCCGCGCAGACGCAGCGCCTGCGATCGGCGCCCGTTGGAACCAACGTCGCCATGTACGTGGGCTTCGGCCCCGTGCGCATCGACCAGCTCGGCGAAGCCAACCGTACGCCCACGCCCGAGCAGCTCGACGCCATGCGCCGGCACGTGAGCCGCGCCATGTGCGACGGCGCGCTGGGGCTTTCGACCGGGCTTTTCTATCCGCCGCAGAATTTCTCGAAGACCGAGGAAGTGATCGAGCTCGCGAAAGTCGCGGCCCATCACGGCGGGCTCTACGACAGCCACATCCGCGACGAGTCGATGTACAACATCGGGCTCAAGGGCGCCATCGAGGAAGTGATCCGCATCGGCCGCGAAGCCCGCCTGCCGGTGCATGTGGCGCACATCAAGGCACTGGGCGTGGACGTGCAGGGCCAGAGCGGCGACATCATCCGCCGCATCGAGAAGGAGCGCGCCGCCGGCCTCGACATCACGGCCGACCACTATCCGTGGACGGCATCGAGCACGCGTTTCTCGGCCGCGCTCGTGCCGCCCTGGGCGGTCGATGGCGGCCGCGCGGCAATGCTCAAGCGCTTCGACGACCCGGCCGTCCAGGAGCGCCTGCGCACCGGCATGCGCGAGAACCTGCGCCTGCGCGGCGGTCCGGAGACCATCCTGTTCTCGGCCGGCAGCACCAGGTACATGGGCAAGACGCTGGCCGACGTGGCCAAGGCCTCGAATGCCGATCCGGTGGATGCCGCCATCGCCGTGCTGCGCGACGGCGACCTGATGATCGCCTCGTTCAACCAGAGCGACGACGACGTGCGCGCGTTCATGAAGCGGCCGTGGGTCATGACCTCGTCCGACTCCTCGCTGGGCCATCCGCGCGCCTACGGCACCTTCGCGCGCAAGTACGACCAGTACGTGGTGAAGGAACACACGATCTCGATGGGCCAGTTCATCCGCAGCAGCTCGTCGCTGACCGCGGACACGCTGGGGCTCCGACAGCGCGGGCACCTGCGGCCGGGCTACTACGCCGACGTGGTCGTGTTCGACCCCGCACGCTATGCCGCCAGGGCCACCTACACGCAGCCGGCACTGCTGTCGGAAGGCGTGGTCGCGGTGCTGGTGAACGGCCGCCTGGCGGTGGATGCCGGCAAGCCCACGGGCGTGGGCGCGGGCCAGCCGCTGCTGCGCACGCCGAAGGCCGGCAGCTGCACCTGA
- a CDS encoding histidine phosphatase family protein, translating into MPMPPPDSATELILIRHGETAWNRELRFQGHADVPLNDIGHEQARRLGLRLAGETAQHIISSDLMRAQQTAAPAALQLSLPVVTSAGLREQYFGIVEGMRADEIQALHPRAWEQWLEFREDHAMPEGETAREFHTRIVAAIGALAAAHRGQRLVVVTHGGVLDMVWRTARGLSLSGPRQSDIPNAGFNRIRIADPAMPDAIEILDWADTRHLADLPPQPTYDQRRHLKKS; encoded by the coding sequence ATGCCCATGCCTCCACCCGACTCCGCGACCGAACTCATCCTGATCCGCCACGGCGAGACCGCCTGGAACCGCGAGCTGCGCTTCCAGGGGCATGCCGACGTGCCGCTCAACGACATCGGCCACGAGCAGGCGCGCCGCCTCGGACTGCGCCTGGCGGGCGAGACCGCGCAGCACATCATCAGCAGCGACCTCATGCGCGCGCAGCAGACCGCCGCGCCGGCCGCGCTGCAGCTGTCGCTGCCGGTGGTCACGTCGGCGGGCTTGCGCGAGCAGTACTTCGGCATCGTCGAAGGCATGCGGGCCGACGAGATCCAGGCGCTGCATCCGCGTGCCTGGGAGCAATGGCTGGAGTTCCGCGAGGACCACGCCATGCCCGAAGGCGAGACGGCGCGCGAATTCCACACCCGCATCGTCGCGGCCATCGGCGCACTGGCTGCTGCGCACCGGGGGCAGCGGCTGGTGGTCGTCACGCACGGCGGCGTGCTCGACATGGTGTGGCGCACCGCGCGCGGGCTCAGCCTGAGCGGGCCGCGCCAGAGCGACATTCCCAACGCGGGCTTCAACCGCATCCGCATTGCCGATCCCGCCATGCCCGATGCCATCGAAATTCTCGACTGGGCCGACACGCGGCACCTGGCCGACCTGCCGCCGCAGCCGACCTACGACCAGCGGCGGCATCTGAAGAAGAGCTGA
- a CDS encoding alpha/beta fold hydrolase — translation MPHLVLLPGLACDERIWEAQIPALAPLFETRVSDAHMRHDTIEAMAAAVLRENPGPLLLCGASMGGMVAMEAARQAPDRIAGLALLGTNARPEAPEMYELRESAIELFERGELRDVIEPNVVFAFHPAQAADEALVQRYVDIVLDAGTQQLITQNRAVMRRPDARTHLPSLRAPVLLVCGDTDRLTPPDCTREIAALVPHAEVVWVAQCGHMLTMEKPAFVNAALLAWLAQWS, via the coding sequence ATGCCCCACCTTGTCCTGCTGCCCGGCCTTGCCTGCGACGAGCGCATCTGGGAGGCCCAGATTCCCGCGCTCGCGCCCCTGTTCGAAACGCGCGTGAGCGACGCCCACATGCGGCACGACACCATCGAAGCCATGGCCGCGGCCGTGCTGCGCGAGAACCCCGGCCCGCTGCTGCTCTGCGGCGCGTCGATGGGCGGCATGGTCGCGATGGAAGCTGCGCGGCAGGCGCCGGATCGCATCGCGGGGCTCGCACTGCTGGGCACCAACGCACGGCCCGAGGCGCCCGAGATGTACGAACTGCGCGAAAGCGCGATCGAACTGTTCGAGCGCGGCGAGCTGCGCGACGTGATCGAGCCCAACGTCGTGTTTGCGTTCCACCCGGCACAGGCCGCCGATGAGGCGCTGGTGCAGCGCTACGTCGACATCGTGCTGGACGCCGGCACGCAGCAGCTCATCACCCAGAACCGCGCGGTGATGCGGCGCCCCGACGCACGCACCCACCTGCCCTCTCTGCGAGCGCCGGTGCTGCTGGTCTGCGGCGACACGGACCGGCTGACCCCGCCCGACTGCACGCGCGAGATCGCGGCGCTGGTGCCGCATGCCGAGGTGGTGTGGGTGGCGCAATGCGGCCACATGCTGACGATGGAGAAGCCCGCTTTCGTCAATGCGGCGCTGCTCGCCTGGCTCGCTCAGTGGAGCTGA
- the pcp gene encoding pyroglutamyl-peptidase I: MAQRTNVLLTGFDPFDREALNPSWEAARALDGWKCGRAAVHARQMPCVFGQAIEALASAMDELQPRLVLCIGQAGGRAEITPERVAINIDDGRIADNAGRQPIDVPVVPGAPAAYFSTLPIKAMVRDLRAAGIPASVSNTAGTFVCNHLFYGLMHRIATHPAAGLRGGFIHIPYLPEQAARFPGAPSMSLATMVEGLRIAVATALAVEKDVAETGGQLH, translated from the coding sequence GTGGCACAGCGAACCAATGTCCTGCTGACCGGGTTCGATCCTTTCGACCGCGAAGCCCTCAATCCCTCATGGGAAGCCGCGCGCGCACTCGACGGCTGGAAGTGCGGCCGTGCTGCCGTGCATGCGCGCCAGATGCCCTGCGTGTTCGGCCAGGCCATCGAGGCGCTGGCCAGTGCGATGGACGAGCTGCAGCCCCGGCTGGTGCTGTGCATCGGACAGGCCGGCGGCCGCGCCGAGATCACGCCCGAGCGGGTGGCCATCAACATCGACGACGGCCGCATTGCCGACAACGCGGGCCGGCAGCCCATCGACGTGCCCGTGGTGCCTGGTGCGCCTGCGGCGTATTTCTCGACGCTGCCGATCAAGGCCATGGTGCGCGACCTGCGCGCGGCCGGCATTCCGGCGTCGGTCTCGAACACGGCCGGCACCTTCGTCTGCAACCATCTCTTCTACGGCCTGATGCACCGCATCGCCACGCATCCGGCGGCCGGGCTGCGCGGCGGCTTCATCCACATTCCCTACCTGCCCGAGCAGGCCGCGCGTTTTCCCGGCGCGCCGAGCATGTCGCTCGCCACCATGGTCGAGGGGCTGCGCATCGCGGTCGCCACAGCGCTGGCCGTTGAAAAGGACGTGGCCGAAACCGGCGGTCAGCTCCACTGA
- the pxpA gene encoding 5-oxoprolinase subunit PxpA has protein sequence MQIDLNADLGEGAGSDEALLGLVSSANIACGWHAGDPKTMRQCVRWAIEHGVAIGAHPSFPDRENFGRSTMHLPPDEIVANVLYQVGALAAIAKAEGGQLSHVKAHGQLYNQAVKEPELADALCEAVRRFDPSLRFFGLAGSGMIDAARRAGLTPVEEVFADRGYMPDGSLVPRSQPGALIEDEEQSLAQTLSLVRDRKVTAIDGSIVPVNAQTVCLHGDGAHALAFARRIRDRLQQEGIAVRATA, from the coding sequence ATGCAAATCGACCTGAATGCCGACCTCGGCGAAGGCGCCGGCAGCGACGAAGCACTGCTCGGCCTCGTGAGCTCGGCCAACATCGCATGCGGCTGGCATGCCGGCGACCCCAAGACCATGCGGCAATGCGTGCGCTGGGCCATCGAGCACGGCGTGGCCATCGGCGCCCATCCGAGCTTTCCCGACCGCGAGAACTTCGGCCGCAGCACCATGCACCTGCCCCCCGACGAGATCGTGGCCAACGTGCTCTACCAGGTCGGCGCGCTGGCCGCGATCGCCAAGGCCGAAGGCGGCCAGCTCTCGCACGTGAAGGCGCACGGGCAGCTCTACAACCAGGCGGTGAAGGAGCCCGAACTCGCCGACGCGCTCTGCGAAGCGGTGCGGCGTTTCGACCCTTCGCTGCGGTTCTTCGGCCTCGCGGGCAGCGGCATGATCGACGCCGCGCGCCGCGCCGGCCTCACGCCCGTCGAAGAGGTGTTTGCCGATCGCGGCTACATGCCCGACGGCAGCCTGGTGCCGCGCAGCCAGCCCGGCGCGCTGATCGAGGACGAAGAACAGTCGCTGGCCCAGACGCTTTCGCTGGTGCGCGACCGCAAGGTGACGGCCATCGACGGCAGCATCGTGCCGGTCAATGCCCAGACCGTGTGCCTGCATGGCGACGGCGCCCACGCGCTGGCTTTTGCGCGCCGCATCCGCGACCGCCTGCAGCAAGAGGGCATCGCAGTTCGCGCGACCGCCTGA
- a CDS encoding biotin-dependent carboxyltransferase family protein — translation MMLVQKPGMLASVQDLGRHGHRQLGICPGGALDVLALTLANRLVGNADGAAGLELTMGGCEIRFETATRIALVGDGFGARLDGAPLWPCWSMPVAAGQTLKLAGANAAGAKKAGLRSWLAVAGGIDVPPVLGSRSTDLKAGFGGHQGRALRKGDRLPLGATPLDAAQLARRPFGLRGPDWGLEESDSAIALRVLPGPEFDQFTVASHALLWSERWRITAQSNRMGSRLAGAELKRRRSADMLSSGVIPGTIQVPPSGQPIILMGDAQTTGGYPRIGVVIRADLWKLAQAPLDGRLRLVQVDMAAALEAWAEQQRYLAQVAQGLAAAGWPRPA, via the coding sequence ATGATGCTGGTGCAGAAGCCCGGCATGCTGGCCTCGGTGCAGGACCTGGGGCGGCATGGGCACCGCCAGCTCGGCATCTGCCCCGGCGGTGCGCTCGACGTGCTGGCGCTCACGCTGGCGAACCGGCTGGTCGGCAATGCCGACGGCGCGGCCGGCCTCGAGCTCACCATGGGCGGTTGCGAGATCCGCTTCGAAACCGCCACCCGGATCGCGCTGGTGGGCGACGGCTTCGGCGCGCGGCTCGACGGCGCGCCGCTCTGGCCCTGCTGGAGCATGCCTGTCGCTGCCGGGCAAACGCTCAAGCTCGCGGGCGCCAACGCAGCCGGCGCCAAGAAGGCCGGCTTGCGCAGCTGGCTCGCGGTGGCGGGCGGCATCGACGTGCCGCCGGTGCTCGGCTCGCGCAGCACCGACCTGAAGGCCGGCTTCGGCGGCCACCAGGGGCGCGCGCTGCGCAAGGGCGACCGGCTCCCGCTGGGCGCCACGCCGCTCGATGCCGCCCAGCTCGCCCGGCGTCCGTTCGGCCTGCGCGGTCCGGACTGGGGCCTCGAGGAAAGCGATTCGGCCATCGCCCTGCGCGTCCTGCCCGGCCCCGAGTTCGACCAGTTCACCGTGGCTTCGCACGCGCTGCTCTGGAGCGAGCGCTGGCGCATCACCGCGCAGAGCAACCGCATGGGAAGCCGGCTCGCGGGCGCCGAGCTCAAGCGCAGGCGCAGCGCCGACATGCTCTCGTCGGGCGTCATTCCCGGCACGATCCAGGTGCCGCCCTCGGGCCAGCCGATCATCCTGATGGGCGACGCGCAGACCACCGGCGGCTATCCGCGCATCGGCGTGGTGATCCGCGCCGACCTGTGGAAGCTCGCGCAGGCGCCGCTGGATGGCCGGCTGCGGCTGGTGCAGGTCGACATGGCCGCAGCGCTCGAGGCGTGGGCCGAGCAGCAGCGCTATCTCGCGCAGGTGGCGCAAGGGCTCGCGGCAGCGGGCTGGCCGAGACCGGCATAG
- the pxpB gene encoding 5-oxoprolinase subunit PxpB gives MPRLHPLGDAALLCELPPPATLAQQQQIWALGAEVRQWAGVGEVLPGMNNLTLTFDPTAIDIEALMAHVNEAWPRLAATAVEGRRVEIPVAYGGEHGPDLADVAAHTGLTPAEVVRRHSGADYVVYLLGFLPGFAFMGGLPPELATPRRAEPRTAVPARSVGIGGEQTGIYPLVSPGGWQLIGRTSLELFDPSAEPPTLLRPGDHVRFVVESVQA, from the coding sequence TTGCCGCGCCTGCATCCGCTGGGCGATGCGGCGCTGCTTTGCGAGCTGCCGCCGCCCGCCACGCTGGCGCAGCAGCAGCAGATCTGGGCGCTGGGCGCCGAGGTGCGGCAATGGGCCGGCGTGGGCGAGGTGCTGCCGGGCATGAACAACCTCACGCTGACCTTCGATCCGACCGCGATCGATATCGAGGCGCTGATGGCGCACGTGAACGAGGCCTGGCCGCGGCTCGCGGCCACGGCCGTCGAGGGCCGCAGGGTGGAGATTCCGGTGGCCTATGGCGGCGAGCACGGGCCTGACCTGGCCGATGTCGCGGCCCACACCGGGCTCACGCCGGCCGAGGTGGTGCGGCGCCACAGCGGGGCCGACTACGTGGTCTACCTGCTCGGCTTCCTGCCCGGCTTCGCCTTCATGGGCGGGCTGCCGCCCGAGCTTGCCACGCCGCGCCGCGCCGAACCGCGCACGGCGGTGCCTGCGCGGTCAGTCGGCATCGGCGGTGAGCAGACCGGCATCTATCCGCTGGTGTCGCCCGGCGGCTGGCAGCTGATCGGCCGCACCTCGCTCGAACTCTTCGATCCGTCGGCCGAGCCGCCCACCCTGCTGCGGCCGGGCGACCACGTCCGCTTCGTCGTCGAAAGCGTGCAGGCATGA
- the coaD gene encoding pantetheine-phosphate adenylyltransferase → MASNVIAVYPGTFDPITLGHEDVVRRATQLFSKVIVAVAAGHHKKALFSLQERIEMAREAVKPYSDQVTVESFSGLLRDFVVARGGKAMVRGLRAVTDFDYEFQLAGMNRSLMPDVETVFLTPSDKYQFISSTFVREIAMLGGEVHKFVSPDVEKQLAAKVRSLGRE, encoded by the coding sequence ATGGCCAGCAACGTGATCGCGGTTTATCCCGGCACTTTCGATCCCATCACCCTCGGCCACGAGGACGTGGTGCGGCGTGCAACCCAGCTTTTCTCCAAGGTCATCGTCGCGGTGGCGGCGGGCCATCACAAGAAGGCGCTGTTCAGCCTGCAGGAGCGCATCGAGATGGCGCGCGAGGCCGTGAAGCCCTACAGCGACCAGGTCACGGTCGAGAGCTTCTCGGGCCTGCTGCGCGACTTCGTGGTGGCGCGCGGCGGCAAGGCGATGGTGCGCGGCCTGCGCGCCGTGACCGACTTCGACTACGAGTTCCAGCTCGCGGGCATGAACCGCTCGCTGATGCCCGACGTCGAAACCGTGTTCCTCACGCCCAGCGACAAGTACCAGTTCATCTCGAGCACCTTCGTGCGCGAGATCGCCATGCTCGGCGGCGAGGTCCACAAGTTTGTTTCGCCCGACGTGGAGAAGCAGCTCGCAGCCAAGGTGCGCAGCCTCGGCCGTGAGTAG
- a CDS encoding RsmD family RNA methyltransferase — protein sequence MPQKKAAAARRSPSTPSPSPSPRSKSLPREVRIIGGLWKRSRLSVADKPGLRPTPDRVRETLFNWLASIAGAGGGELPGWHCVDAFAGTGALGLEAASRGAASVLLCEQDAALAAQLQAAKAKLSAEAVRIERGSGLTALERAPAGSLDAVFLDPPFDSTALYEPALRAAARAVKAGGAIYLEAPRRWSDEELATLGLVGFRYLKAGAVHAHLLRQAANGTA from the coding sequence ATGCCCCAGAAGAAAGCCGCAGCCGCCAGGCGTTCCCCCTCGACGCCGTCGCCGTCGCCATCACCAAGATCGAAATCGCTGCCGCGCGAGGTGCGCATCATCGGCGGCCTGTGGAAGCGCAGCCGCCTTTCCGTGGCTGACAAGCCGGGCCTGCGCCCCACGCCCGACCGCGTACGCGAGACGCTGTTCAACTGGCTCGCGAGCATCGCGGGCGCCGGCGGCGGCGAGCTGCCGGGCTGGCATTGCGTCGATGCATTCGCGGGCACCGGCGCGCTCGGCCTGGAGGCCGCGTCGCGCGGTGCCGCGAGCGTGCTGCTCTGCGAGCAGGACGCCGCGCTGGCGGCCCAGCTGCAGGCCGCCAAGGCCAAGCTTTCGGCCGAGGCCGTGCGCATCGAGCGCGGCAGCGGGCTCACCGCGCTCGAGCGCGCGCCCGCGGGCAGCCTGGATGCGGTCTTTCTCGACCCGCCTTTCGACAGCACCGCCCTCTACGAACCCGCGTTGCGCGCCGCCGCGCGTGCCGTGAAAGCCGGGGGCGCGATCTACCTGGAGGCACCGCGTCGCTGGAGCGACGAGGAGCTGGCCACGCTCGGCCTTGTAGGTTTTCGTTACCTCAAGGCCGGGGCCGTGCATGCGCACTTGCTGAGGCAGGCCGCAAACGGGACTGCATAA
- a CDS encoding LysE/ArgO family amino acid transporter, protein MVIEQISAAFVNGLLMSLVLIVAIGAQNAYVLRQGLRREHVSAVVLFCAASDAVLITAGVAGMAQALKGRPAFATALAGLGALFLGAYGLRALWRARQPGALHAKAQGASLSRTAVLAQAAGFTLLNPHVYLDTVLLVGSTGAQYGGALKAWFVAGSAMASALWFSALGFGARWLAPVFARPRAWQMLDALIGGTMLLLAALLARRALLGT, encoded by the coding sequence ATGGTCATCGAACAAATCTCTGCCGCATTCGTCAACGGGCTCTTGATGAGCCTGGTGCTCATCGTCGCCATCGGGGCGCAGAACGCCTATGTGCTGCGGCAGGGCCTGCGGCGCGAGCATGTGAGCGCCGTGGTGCTGTTCTGTGCGGCGAGCGATGCGGTCCTGATCACGGCAGGCGTGGCTGGAATGGCGCAGGCACTGAAGGGGCGGCCCGCATTCGCCACTGCACTCGCCGGCCTCGGTGCGCTGTTCCTGGGTGCCTACGGGCTGCGCGCGCTGTGGCGCGCCCGGCAGCCCGGCGCGCTGCACGCAAAGGCGCAGGGCGCATCGCTCTCGCGCACCGCGGTGCTGGCGCAGGCGGCGGGCTTCACCCTGCTGAATCCGCATGTCTATCTCGACACCGTGCTGCTCGTGGGCAGCACCGGCGCCCAGTACGGCGGCGCGCTCAAGGCCTGGTTCGTCGCCGGTTCGGCGATGGCGAGCGCGCTGTGGTTCTCGGCGCTGGGCTTCGGTGCGCGCTGGCTGGCACCGGTGTTTGCGCGGCCGCGCGCCTGGCAGATGCTCGACGCGCTGATCGGCGGCACGATGCTGCTGCTTGCCGCGCTGCTGGCGCGTCGGGCCTTGCTTGGCACCTGA
- a CDS encoding LysR family transcriptional regulator ArgP, with protein sequence MLDYAALNALAAVVREGSFERAARALNVTPSAVSQRVKLLEERTGGALLVRGQPCVATEAGRQLCRHIERVGMLEHELREALPALGMGGRSGEGAERVTVRVAVNADSLASWFMAAAAAFARQEESALLDLTVDDQDHTAERLRSGAVLAAVTALAQPVAGCNSEALGSMHYVAAASPEFVERYFARGVGARTLAHAPSLVFDRKDRLQARWVRRICHRSIETPRHWLPSAQGFVDAARAGMGWGMLPASMAAEAMRTGALVELVPGSALQVPLYWQQARAAPQLLERLKAAVRAAAASGAHALR encoded by the coding sequence ATGCTCGACTACGCCGCCCTGAATGCCTTGGCCGCCGTGGTGCGCGAAGGCAGCTTCGAGCGCGCGGCCCGCGCACTGAACGTCACGCCCTCGGCCGTCTCGCAGCGCGTGAAGCTGCTCGAGGAGCGCACGGGCGGCGCGCTGCTGGTGCGCGGCCAGCCCTGCGTCGCAACGGAAGCCGGACGGCAGCTGTGCCGGCACATCGAACGCGTGGGCATGCTGGAGCACGAACTGCGCGAGGCGCTGCCCGCGCTCGGCATGGGCGGCCGAAGCGGCGAGGGGGCCGAGCGCGTCACGGTGCGGGTGGCGGTGAACGCCGACAGCCTGGCCAGCTGGTTCATGGCCGCCGCCGCGGCCTTTGCAAGGCAGGAAGAATCCGCCCTGCTCGACCTGACCGTGGACGACCAGGACCATACCGCCGAGCGCCTGCGAAGCGGCGCGGTGCTGGCGGCCGTCACCGCCCTGGCGCAACCGGTGGCCGGCTGCAACAGCGAGGCGCTGGGCAGCATGCACTACGTGGCCGCCGCGAGCCCGGAGTTCGTCGAGCGTTACTTCGCCAGGGGCGTGGGCGCGCGCACATTGGCCCATGCGCCGAGCCTGGTGTTCGACCGCAAGGACCGGCTGCAGGCACGCTGGGTGCGACGCATCTGCCATCGCAGCATCGAGACGCCGCGGCACTGGCTGCCCTCGGCCCAGGGCTTCGTCGACGCGGCGCGCGCCGGCATGGGCTGGGGGATGCTGCCGGCCAGCATGGCGGCCGAGGCGATGCGCACGGGCGCGCTGGTGGAACTGGTGCCGGGATCGGCGCTGCAGGTGCCGCTCTACTGGCAGCAGGCACGCGCCGCGCCGCAACTGCTCGAGCGCCTCAAGGCCGCGGTGCGCGCGGCCGCTGCAAGCGGCGCGCACGCCCTGCGCTGA